The nucleotide window GGGCCGCAAGCTCGATACGTAGCACCACAACCGACCGCAAATAACTATCAGACTTCAATATCGGGTTTAAATACTTGGGAAATAGTCAATCAGTATGGATTGTGTTCAGACAATCTTCTTGTCATCGGTTGTTTGCTAGGCACATTCGCAGCAAGCAGACTTTTTAACTAAGCTGCTTTGTGAAATAATGAGGTTATGGGCCTGTATATCGGTACACCCCACGTGCGACTCGTTCAACCAGATCCTTCTCAACAAGACTATTCAGAGCATTATAGATCGTCGATTCAGCATAATCCTCTACTCTAAAATCATTTTTAAAATCCTGTAGCACCACCCGTTCTTCATGGGTCTCCTCAATTGCTCTGAGAACGTCTAATTCACTGGTTGAGAATCCTTTGGCGGACGAATATCGCTCGTGTTCATATAGGATTTTATATAAGTCTTCCAGATTAATTTTTATCCAACCAATATGATCGCCGTCGGGGTTGGGCTGGGTCTCCTCAATCGGTTTTAGATTCTCACCTTGACCGGTGTGGTCGTTAAGTTGCCTCATAGTTCCATGTATCAATTGATTCCATTGCTTGGTCGTAAGCTTACAATCATCTGAGACAGTTACCAGGGTCCAATCGTCTCCTTCAAACTCATCAGCCTCTTCTGGATAGTCAAATGGTGGTGATCTGAACTCCGGCATATCTGTAATTAGTTTTGTGATTATTATAATCTTCACCTTAAGTTTTGTAGCTGTCAATAGAAAGTAAAACTTGAAATTGCGGTTATCAAATCTCAGCTTTGGGGTACAAAAGTTATAGACGCTCTTGTATCGTATTTGTTCCCGCCCAACGATGTTGATGGTCCTAGTCCCCATTTGCCTATTTATATTCTTTTGTCTACTTCTTGTATTAATTACAGCTTTGGTGCTAGCTGAAAAGGCTGAGAGACTTGATGTTCAGATAGAAACTGTTCTTGGCCGCATCTCTGTTCTTGTTAATTATAGTCGTACAGATGAGGCCGATTAATTCTGAGGACTCCAAACAACATTGAGTTCTCCCGCAACTGAGATTTTCTCAATTAAAACCGTCGAGAAGGTACTGGTAATAGACATCCACAAAAAGGAGTTTACTATTATATACTCAACCGGGCAAAACGGAAAGTGTGGCTCACGTCGCGTTATACGCCGGCGTCTCGACCGACCGCCAAGGTCACCAGCGACAGATCCGCGAGCTCGAGGAGTTTGTCGCCGAGTAGTATCCTGACGCAAACGTCGAGCGGTTCGCCGACATCATTTCGGGGACTGACGATGAGGACAGCACTGAGTATCGCCGGCTTCGCGAAGCGATCGCTAATGGGGAGGTCGATATCGTTGTTGTTCATGAATTGTCTTGATTCACTCGGCTCGGTGGTGGCGAGATACATAACTTCCTACAGCACGCTCTTGGACACGAGACGAGCGTCCAGGACCTTGAGGTCGACCTTGATCTTGACGTCGACGAGCGGATTCGAGTCTTAACCAATATCTATCCAGTGAGTGGGTTCTATGTTGGTTAACACACTCTGCCGCTCCCCAGACACCCAGTTGAAGACTCGACGAGGTCGGTTCTACAGTCCGAGCACGCCCGCGATTGCGCCCCCGGCGTCGATCGCGACGGCTGCAGCAGCAATGCCGACGCCCAAGAACGCGTAGTTCGCGATCGGATTCGCTGCCTTCGCGACGCCGAGGGAACAAAAATACTTGACACGGGGTCAAACGGGCGAATCTTCATCGACGTAGGGGCGTCGGCTACGAGGCGTCCGAGAACCGTGGTACCCACGACGCCACTAACGACAACGAGAGTAACCATCTCGGTAACCCTCCCGACAAGCTGAGAAGCGCGCCACCAGCCGCTCTAACAACACCCAAGAGGAGCGCGAATCAGATGATGTGCGTCAGCCCGCAGTGTGAGATGAACGGCACCCGTGATCTCAGTCGGGGATTAGTGCTCCGGCGACGGAGACGCCGCCGCTGGGCTCAATCTGGAGCCGTAGTCGCGCAGCTTGATTTCGGAACCCGGACTGAGATTGATGTCTGTTCGATTTGGCGTTCTGGGTCTTACTGGATACAGTGAAACAGCGAAATCTATCGGGTGATTGGTGGGTAGGTCAGTACAAAATATAATACTATATCGGTTATTTTTTGGACCGTGTGGGAAACTCGAAACCGTTCCGCCAGACCATTGAAAACCACAAAATCGACATACCAGCTCCCTTCTTTTACGCAATCTGGCTCTGCCCGATGTGATGACAAAAAACGCCAACACGGAGTTACGGCTTTTCGGCAACGAGCGCAATCGCGTTCATATGTTGTTCGTGTTCTGTGAAGACTCTCCGCAGCTCCCGAACGCGCTCTCGAGCCGTTGGATGAGTGAGTACGTTGAATCCAAATTTGAGTGTACCGAGCACTCCCTCGTCGGCGAGCACTCGTCGCGGCTCCAGTAGGTGCATCGGTGCCGTCGATTGCCACGTCACCGAAAACCCAGCCGACTCCAGAAGCCCAACCCATTCAGCCACCGTTTGTGGGTGCGCGTTCACATTCGTCGCACCGGCGACATCCCGCTGAATCGTTGTCTTTGTCTCCTCATCGAGATCATCTGGCGTGAGACCAAGTTCGTGGATTCCGTATCGGCCGCCGGAACGTAGCAGGCGAAACGCCTCGTTGACGATCGACGCCTTCCCGTCGTCAGGATGCATCGTCAGCATCGCTTCACCGTACACGACATCCGCGGCCTCATCGGATAGCTCCGCGTTTGCCGCGTTGCCAACGATGAACTCTCGCCCCGGACCGCCGAATTTCGATTTGAGGTCAGCAACCGCTTCACGACTCAGGTCGATACCCGTGTAGGATTGCGGCTCGCAGTCGAAAACGCGCTCGGCGGTGAATCCGACGCCGGGCGCAAACTCGACGACATCGTCCTCGGAGTCAATTTCGAGGGCATCGAGCAACGAGAGCGTCAGCTCCTTTCCGCCAGGTCGGAGCACTCGCTTGCCGAGGTTTGCGAGGAGCCAGTGGGCGGGCTGATTGGCGATATCGGCGTCGTCCATCTTCTCAGTCAGCATCCGGCGAGAGAATGAGTAATGCGCGACTATCGGTCTCGGCTTTCGGGGCGATCGACTGATTGCCATCGAACTGTGCGATCGCTCCCGCATGGAGCGTTTCGGTCTCGTCACCAACGCGGAGCCTGATCTCGCCTTCGAGGACGTAGAAGACGATCGACCGGTCGGGATGTTCGTGTTCAGAAACTCCCTCACCAGCCGGGAGTTCCAAGAGATTTGTGTGCGGTTCCACGTTATCGAAGATTCGTTCGAGCGGCGATGCGTCCAGAGCAGATACGTTTGCGGTCTTCATTGGTCGTGTTCAGGTTCGAAGTCGTTCGTTCGCAGTCCCTCTCGGACCGGTCGATGCTCAGCATCGGTCGGCGGCGGCGCAGTCACTAGCAGCGCTTCGAGTCGTTCTTCCTTGTTTGCGCGAATGCCGCGGTCGGCATCGGCA belongs to Halorubrum sp. DM2 and includes:
- a CDS encoding class I SAM-dependent methyltransferase; the encoded protein is MDDADIANQPAHWLLANLGKRVLRPGGKELTLSLLDALEIDSEDDVVEFAPGVGFTAERVFDCEPQSYTGIDLSREAVADLKSKFGGPGREFIVGNAANAELSDEAADVVYGEAMLTMHPDDGKASIVNEAFRLLRSGGRYGIHELGLTPDDLDEETKTTIQRDVAGATNVNAHPQTVAEWVGLLESAGFSVTWQSTAPMHLLEPRRVLADEGVLGTLKFGFNVLTHPTARERVRELRRVFTEHEQHMNAIALVAEKP
- a CDS encoding cupin domain-containing protein — encoded protein: MKTANVSALDASPLERIFDNVEPHTNLLELPAGEGVSEHEHPDRSIVFYVLEGEIRLRVGDETETLHAGAIAQFDGNQSIAPKAETDSRALLILSPDAD